A genomic region of Bacillota bacterium contains the following coding sequences:
- a CDS encoding branched-chain amino acid ABC transporter permease: MTRTRGAYVLVAAGAGALILPLFMRGFTLRFATDLYMYACLACGWNLIGGLCGYGAFGNVAFLGLGAYTTAVLMSRAALPVLLTLPVAGAVAAAFAALFGYPVLRLKGHYFAIATLGLAEVTREVVANLRFLGGGQGISLPLGGEGPAFFYYLMLGLLSVSVALTYGVLRSRVGYAFVAIREDEMAAEAAGVNTAAYKVLAFSLSAFLCGMAGGAYAYWMSYIEPPMVFDVAFSVTMLVMPMIGGAGTLWGPVLGAFILRSLTQVLWGEFLTLHLLLLGLVMIGVVLFLPRGLMQYLTGERRLSWAAVMENISVHRV; this comes from the coding sequence GTGACGCGCACTCGGGGTGCGTACGTGTTGGTGGCCGCCGGGGCGGGGGCCCTGATCCTTCCCCTCTTCATGCGGGGCTTCACCCTCCGCTTCGCGACCGACCTTTACATGTATGCCTGTTTGGCCTGCGGATGGAATCTCATCGGCGGCCTGTGCGGGTACGGAGCATTCGGGAACGTGGCCTTCCTGGGCCTGGGCGCCTACACTACGGCCGTCCTCATGAGCAGGGCCGCGCTGCCGGTCCTCCTGACCCTGCCGGTGGCGGGCGCGGTGGCAGCCGCCTTCGCGGCCCTTTTCGGCTACCCCGTGCTCCGGCTGAAGGGCCACTACTTCGCCATTGCCACGCTGGGTCTGGCCGAGGTGACCCGCGAGGTGGTGGCCAACCTCAGGTTCCTGGGGGGAGGGCAGGGGATCTCTCTCCCCCTTGGTGGCGAAGGCCCGGCCTTCTTCTACTACCTGATGCTGGGTCTGCTTTCCGTGTCGGTCGCGCTCACGTATGGGGTGCTCAGGAGCAGGGTGGGGTATGCCTTTGTCGCCATCCGCGAGGATGAGATGGCAGCCGAGGCCGCGGGGGTGAACACGGCCGCATACAAGGTGCTGGCCTTCTCGCTGAGTGCCTTCTTGTGCGGAATGGCGGGCGGCGCCTATGCGTACTGGATGAGTTACATCGAGCCGCCCATGGTCTTCGACGTGGCCTTCTCGGTCACCATGCTGGTGATGCCCATGATCGGCGGAGCAGGTACCCTCTGGGGTCCCGTTCTAGGAGCTTTCATCCTGCGGTCCCTGACCCAGGTGCTCTGGGGGGAATTCCTGACGCTACACCTGCTTCTGCTCGGCCTGGTGATGATCGGCGTGGTCCTGTTCCTGCCGCGCGGGCTCATGCAATACCTGACGGGCGAACGGAGGCTTTCGTGGGCAGCGGTGATGGAGAACATCAGCGTTCATCGCGTCTAG